AAACACTGGGAATTCGGAAGCCTGGAAGCGCCGGAGGAGAGCTGATCAGGATAATCAGTTTGACACCCAAACGATGTATCAACCTCCTCCATTTATGGCAAATGGTAACAGGTCGCAGGAATCTAGCAGTTCTGCTGGTATTCTTGGTTGGGGTCCAGTTGAAATGAGACGATATGGCACTGAAAGATCAAAGAGAGGTGTTCATCCCAGTCGTTTCCCTGCCGGGCATGGGCCTTTGCTTTAGCTGAAGTAGTCAGCTTTGTCAATTCCTAGGAGTCTTCAGCTTCTACGCAGGTAGAAgtggagaattgaaattctttttaggcaAGACAAAAGAATAAGCTGTCAATATCTTGTCTGGATCACAGCTTGGAGTCTGTGCCTCGAAGAAACGGCTGATGTGCACAGAAGATTCCTGACACTGAAACAAATACATGGGTCTTGTAAACCGCCAAGAGGAAGAGTCTCGAAAATTTTGTCGGTCCAGTTTTGTGGTCTAATAGAAGAAGAAAATTTCCGTTGGGGTCTTTAAGAAGGTTCATCTCAAACAAATGATCTATAGTTCAGCCTCAATACATGTACGGTCTTTTACAGCGCATTATATATAATGAAAATTTGGTTTAGTTggacattctctctctctctctctctttctctcttcccCGTGTGCTCACATGTTCCAGATTTTTCTGCAAATatgattttgttgttgttcatgtaacaaatcaactatcaccaaagaactagccatggaccggggtgcgtggaagttagctatccacatgcctgccagaaccatgagttggttttgAGATCTTATGGATTTCAGATCTAGCTGTCATGCTCTGTACAGAGTAACTGCATTTCCATCTTCTGTCCCAGGTCCTGTGGTACAGGTGAACTGAGGAAAGCTTGCCGTACTTGTTGGTAACCTGGCTGGTTGGGTTATCGTACAATTTTTCTGACTTGTATTTCCTCGAAGCTGTAGGTTTCTTGGACATTCTCTATCATAAAACGCACACATCTTTTATCATCAGTGTACGCTGCAAATCATTCAGCATGCAGCCGTTTTGAAATTATGGAGTTTGTGGGCACTGGCTCTCTTTTCTAATATTGTGCTTGCACTGTAAACCTGGAATTTTGTGTAAATGGCAGAAGTATATTATTGTTCGGCAACATGTCATTGTAATTTCTCGTAACTTCCATCCGAGCGTCCTCATTTGCTTGGGTCACAGCATTGTAATACTCCGTATGCAGCAGGGAGTCCAAATTTGAAGTTGATAGCACTACAGAGACGGAAATCCAATTAGACTCAAAAATGTTTTTTCTGCGCCCCCTTCCGTCAACGCCGCTTGCTGCCGGAGGATGGCAGCCTCTCGTTGCCTTTTTCTGGTCGTGATCTCGTTGTCGCCTTTGACCACCGGTGCTGGGAGGGAGCTGTGTGGATCCTTGTGTCCGTGGCTTGGGTGATTCTCTCGTTCTCCCTTGTTGCATGATCCGATGCTCCTTCGGAGCTGGCGCATCTCGTCGTGGTCGTTGTTAGTTCTGGGGGCAATCCCGTACCTCCTCCAAGCTCCCATGCTTAGGATCCTCTTGTAGACCTTGCTCCTGCATTTGGTACCTTCATCAAGTTGCTCCCGCGGCGGGCGGTGCCCTTCGTGCGTTGGATGTGTTCGTTGGTTCGCTCCGGGTTTTGGTTGGCTTGGATTCTTTGTTCGTAGTTTGGTTACGAGTTACCCGGCTCGTCGGCATTCGCCAGATGGGTATGGGTTCCTCTCTGTATCTGCGTTTCATGCTTTgctcgagtaatagtagtagcaaggaGATTCCCCCAAAATCATTCATGATTAAAAAAGCCCGCGACGCCGAGGCACGAGACCAACGGCTCTGTTATTCTTTGGCACATGCCGTGTGCGCACACTGCCAAAGCTCCGGACAAACGGCACGCAGCGGTAGCCGCTACGGAACAGAGAGGCCAATACCCTACACTGCCACAGTGCCACTGTTGCTCGCGGGGAAAAACCATAATAAACTAACTAAAGAACTGAACCTTGGGATCGAATCGTGCAGTTTGTTCGGATCAATCTCGATCTACTCCATGCCCTGTTTGCGGCTGCTGCTTCAGCTTCAAGCAGGGCTGCAGGACTCTGCTCGATCCACCTGTTCGTGATCGCACACTCGCGCAGATGAGCTCCCTCGCAAGTAAGTACTACTTACTGTACTTTTCTCACCCGTCCCCATGCATGTTGCTGCATAGCTACATCAGCATTGCTACATTGCTACTGCAAGAGCTGGGAAATCTCACTGCGACGCAACGCTCTGTGATTTACGCCTCAGGTTCCTGGGCGACGATGATGAACTTGTGTGGGAGCCCGGCTTGTTGCGGCCAGGGCGTCCTCAGACAAGTATTCGACGGCTCCACCTGCACCAACCACCTGGTGGAAACCGGCATCGTCGCGCCGCTCGCGCTCACGCTCCTGCTCCAGTTCCTCGTCAGACTCCCCGAGAGCAGAGCGTCCTCCGCACGCCGGCGGCTTCTCAGGCCCAGCTCACCGCTGCATCTTGCCACCGTGCTCTTCAATGGCTGCTTGGGGTTGTTCCATCTCGTCCTGGGACTGTGGATGCTGCTGGGGAGCAACTTCAGCAGTCAGGACGCCTCTAGGACTTACCTGCCGCACTGGTGGCTCGTGACACTGTCCCAGGGGTTCAGCTTGGTCCTCGCCGGCTTTGCTTTCGCCGCCGGGACCCAGTTTCTCGGGCCGGCATTCGCTCGACTATGGTCGGTGTCGCTGACCGTCTACGCGGCGTTCGTCTGCCGTTCCTCGGCTGTCACCATTATCGCGGAGAAGGCGGTCACCGTCAAGGCCTGTTTGGACCTCCTGTCCCTGCCAGGCGCAGTTATGTTTCTCATCTACAGCATGCAGAGCAGCCATGACGAAGAGGGACATGAAGATGAAGGATTATACAAGCCACTGAAGACGGATGATACAGCTGACAGTCAAGAGGTAGCTGCTGATTCTTCAGAGAGCACCCACCAGAAGGTGACTCCCTTTGCCAGAGCTGGCATTTTGAGCCAGATGACATTCTGGTGGCTGAACCCTCTGATGAAGACGGGCTACCAGAAGCCCCTCGACGACAAAGACATGCCGCTGTTAGGCGCCGCAGACCGGGCACAGAGCCAGTACTCAATGTTCTTGGAGAAGCTGAACAAGAACAAAAACAAGCAGACGTCACATGATGCCACACCACCATCAATCCTGTGGGCTATTGTTTCTCAACACAAGTGTGGGATCATGGTCTCAGGTCTCTTCGCCCTGCTCAAGGTGCTCACCTTGTCCACAGGCCCGCTGCTTCTGAGGGCATTCATCAACCTGTCAACCGGGAAAGTGACCTCCGATTCCAAGCATGAAGGCTATATGCTGGCTGCGCTCATGTTCATCTGCAAATTGTGCGAGTCGCTGTCGCAGAGGCAGTGGTACTTCCGCACCCGGAGGCTGGGGCTCCAGGTGAGGTCGCTCCTCTCGGCGGCCATCTACAGGAAGCAGCAGAAGCTATCAAGCTCGGCGAAGATGGCGCACTCCTCGGGACAGATCATGAACTACCTCACCGTGGACGCGTACCGGGTCGGGGAGTTCCCGTACTGGTTCCACCAGACATGGACGACGGTCGTCCAGCTCTGCATCGCTCTGGTGATCCTTTACAGCGCGGTCGGCGCCGCCATGGTCTCGTCCTTGGTCGTCGTCGTCATCACCGTGCTCTGCAACGCTCCGCTGGCCAAGCTGCAGCACAGGTTCCAGAGCAAGCTGATGGAGGCGACCGACGCGAGGCTGAAGGCCATGTCAGAGTCACTGGTCCACATGAAGGTGTTGAAGCTCTACGCGTGGGAAGGTCACTTCAAGAAGGCCATTGAGGAGCTGAGGGAGGTCGAGTACAGGTGGCTGTCGGCGTTCCAGCTGAGCAGGGCGTACAACAGCGTCCTCTTCTGGTCGTCGCCTGTCTGGGTCTCGGCGGTGACATTTCTGACATGCTACTTTCTGGAGATCCCTCTTGATGCCAGCAACGTCTTCACCTTCATTGCAACCCTGCGTCTGGTGCAGGACCCGATTCGGGCGATACCAGAGGTTCTTGGCGTCGTGGTGCAGGCTAAGGTGGCTTTCACTCGGATAGAGAAGTTTCTAGGTGCACCTGAGCTGAATGGACGAGCTAAGGAGAAATGCTCCTCCGTGGCCATCAGTTACCCGGTAGCGATGAACTCGTGTGGCTTCTCGTGGTGCGAAGATCCATTGAAGCCTAATCTGAAGGACATAAGTTTGGTGGTAAAAGCCGGGGAGAAGGTTGCCATTTGCGGAGAGGTTGGGTCAGGAAAGTCGACGCTTTTGGCTGCGATGCTCGGAGAGGTCCCGAGAACTCAAGGCACGGTAATAATGCTTTCCAACAACATTGTCTTCATTTTGTTATCTTCAGTTGAGGACCTAAGTTTATCAAATGAACAAAAAAAAACATTTATCAGTTCTTAAGGTTATGATTGATGTGACAACAAGCTTTAATCATGTGTAAAATGTTCATCCATCAGATTCAAGTCTGCGGAAAAATAGCATATGTGTCACAGAACGcatggatccaaaccggaaccgtGCAGGAGAACATCCTCTTCGGGTCTCGTATGGACAGCCAAAGGTACCAGGAAACACTCGCGAGGTGCTCGCTGGTGAAGGACCTTGAGATGTTGCCGTACGGAGACGATACTGAAATCGGGGAGAGGGGAGTGAATCTGAGTGGCGGTCAGAAGCAGCGCCTTCAGCTTGCTCGTGCGTTGTACCAAGACGCAGACATATATCTCCTCGACGACCCTTTCAGCGCCGTCGATGCCCATACAGCAACCAGCCTCTTCAATGTAAAGATCACAATTATCAGCAGCTTTGCAGAGTGCTTAATGATTTTAGTTGGAAACTGTTGTTTAAATTAAGTTACTATTGATTTATCTGACATGCAGGAATATGTCATGGGCGCCCTTTCAGACAAGACTGTTCTTTTGGTCACCCACCAAGTCGATTTTCTACCCGTCTTCGACTCCATTTTGGTCTCTCTCTCACAAACACATATCTATAATGGCCTGTAAGTTTTTGTTCATGTTATCATCTAAACTAGTGGTAATTTTTAACAGCTGATGTCAGATGGGGAGGTTATTCGGTCGGCACCTTATCGAGATCTATTCGCGGACTGTCAAGAATTCAAAGACCTTGTAAATGCCCATAAGGATACCATTGAGATTTCAGATGTTGATAACAATGTTGCTCCTCACAGAGCAAACGGAACATCAACAAAGGAGAAGCATCATATCAATGGAAGTGGATACACGAAGTCTGAGAAGCC
This region of Triticum aestivum cultivar Chinese Spring chromosome 2D, IWGSC CS RefSeq v2.1, whole genome shotgun sequence genomic DNA includes:
- the LOC123051729 gene encoding ABC transporter C family member 10 isoform X3, whose protein sequence is MSSLASSWATMMNLCGSPACCGQGVLRQVFDGSTCTNHLVETGIVAPLALTLLLQFLVRLPESRASSARRRLLRPSSPLHLATVLFNGCLGLFHLVLGLWMLLGSNFSSQDASRTYLPHWWLVTLSQGFSLVLAGFAFAAGTQFLGPAFARLWSVSLTVYAAFVCRSSAVTIIAEKAVTVKACLDLLSLPGAVMFLIYSMQSSHDEEGHEDEGLYKPLKTDDTADSQEVAADSSESTHQKVTPFARAGILSQMTFWWLNPLMKTGYQKPLDDKDMPLLGAADRAQSQYSMFLEKLNKNKNKQTSHDATPPSILWAIVSQHKCGIMVSGLFALLKVLTLSTGPLLLRAFINLSTGKVTSDSKHEGYMLAALMFICKLCESLSQRQWYFRTRRLGLQVRSLLSAAIYRKQQKLSSSAKMAHSSGQIMNYLTVDAYRVGEFPYWFHQTWTTVVQLCIALVILYSAVGAAMVSSLVVVVITVLCNAPLAKLQHRFQSKLMEATDARLKAMSESLVHMKVLKLYAWEGHFKKAIEELREVEYRWLSAFQLSRAYNSVLFWSSPVWVSAVTFLTCYFLEIPLDASNVFTFIATLRLVQDPIRAIPEVLGVVVQAKVAFTRIEKFLGAPELNGRAKEKCSSVAISYPVAMNSCGFSWCEDPLKPNLKDISLVVKAGEKVAICGEVGSGKSTLLAAMLGEVPRTQGTIQVCGKIAYVSQNAWIQTGTVQENILFGSRMDSQRYQETLARCSLVKDLEMLPYGDDTEIGERGVNLSGGQKQRLQLARALYQDADIYLLDDPFSAVDAHTATSLFNEYVMGALSDKTVLLVTHQVDFLPVFDSILLMSDGEVIRSAPYRDLFADCQEFKDLVNAHKDTIEISDVDNNVAPHRANGTSTKEKHHINGSGYTKSEKPSPAHQLIKEEERETGDTGLKPYMIYLRQNRGFMYASLCVISHMIFIVGQIAQNSWMAANVQDPRVSTLRLITVYIVIGLCTVLFLLSRCLSVVVLGVQTSRSLFSQLLDSLFRAPMSFYDSTPLGRVLSRVSSDLSTVDLDVPFAFMFSLSASLNGYSNLGVLAVVTWQVLFVSVPMIVLSVRLQRYYLASAKELMRINGTTKSALANHLGESISGAITIRAFEEEDRFFDKNSDLVDKNAIPYFYNFAATEWLIQRLEIMSAAVLSFSAFLIVLLPPGTFSPGFVGMALSYGLSINMSFVSSIRKQCTFANQIISVERVNQYMDIKSEAAEVIEENRPAPDWPQIGSVEIRDLKIRYRKDAPLVLHGISCKFEGGDKIGIVGRTGSGKTTLIGALFRLVEPSGGKIIIDSLDITSIGLHDLRSRLGIIPQDPTLFQGTVRYNLDPLGQFSDQQIWEVLDKCQLFEAVQEKEQGLDSLGRKFHLHMHFSFWSSFFLFLRNCENIAEDGSNWSMGQRQLFCLGRALLRRCHILVLDEATASIDNGTDVVLQKTIRTEFTHCTVIMVAHRIPTVMDCNMVLAMSDGKIMEYDKPTNLMETEGSFFRELVREYWSYTSNRNI
- the LOC123051729 gene encoding ABC transporter C family member 10 isoform X1 is translated as MSSLASKYYLLYFSHPSPCMLLHSYISIATLLLQELGNLTATQRSVIYASGSWATMMNLCGSPACCGQGVLRQVFDGSTCTNHLVETGIVAPLALTLLLQFLVRLPESRASSARRRLLRPSSPLHLATVLFNGCLGLFHLVLGLWMLLGSNFSSQDASRTYLPHWWLVTLSQGFSLVLAGFAFAAGTQFLGPAFARLWSVSLTVYAAFVCRSSAVTIIAEKAVTVKACLDLLSLPGAVMFLIYSMQSSHDEEGHEDEGLYKPLKTDDTADSQEVAADSSESTHQKVTPFARAGILSQMTFWWLNPLMKTGYQKPLDDKDMPLLGAADRAQSQYSMFLEKLNKNKNKQTSHDATPPSILWAIVSQHKCGIMVSGLFALLKVLTLSTGPLLLRAFINLSTGKVTSDSKHEGYMLAALMFICKLCESLSQRQWYFRTRRLGLQVRSLLSAAIYRKQQKLSSSAKMAHSSGQIMNYLTVDAYRVGEFPYWFHQTWTTVVQLCIALVILYSAVGAAMVSSLVVVVITVLCNAPLAKLQHRFQSKLMEATDARLKAMSESLVHMKVLKLYAWEGHFKKAIEELREVEYRWLSAFQLSRAYNSVLFWSSPVWVSAVTFLTCYFLEIPLDASNVFTFIATLRLVQDPIRAIPEVLGVVVQAKVAFTRIEKFLGAPELNGRAKEKCSSVAISYPVAMNSCGFSWCEDPLKPNLKDISLVVKAGEKVAICGEVGSGKSTLLAAMLGEVPRTQGTIQVCGKIAYVSQNAWIQTGTVQENILFGSRMDSQRYQETLARCSLVKDLEMLPYGDDTEIGERGVNLSGGQKQRLQLARALYQDADIYLLDDPFSAVDAHTATSLFNEYVMGALSDKTVLLVTHQVDFLPVFDSILLMSDGEVIRSAPYRDLFADCQEFKDLVNAHKDTIEISDVDNNVAPHRANGTSTKEKHHINGSGYTKSEKPSPAHQLIKEEERETGDTGLKPYMIYLRQNRGFMYASLCVISHMIFIVGQIAQNSWMAANVQDPRVSTLRLITVYIVIGLCTVLFLLSRCLSVVVLGVQTSRSLFSQLLDSLFRAPMSFYDSTPLGRVLSRVSSDLSTVDLDVPFAFMFSLSASLNGYSNLGVLAVVTWQVLFVSVPMIVLSVRLQRYYLASAKELMRINGTTKSALANHLGESISGAITIRAFEEEDRFFDKNSDLVDKNAIPYFYNFAATEWLIQRLEIMSAAVLSFSAFLIVLLPPGTFSPGFVGMALSYGLSINMSFVSSIRKQCTFANQIISVERVNQYMDIKSEAAEVIEENRPAPDWPQIGSVEIRDLKIRYRKDAPLVLHGISCKFEGGDKIGIVGRTGSGKTTLIGALFRLVEPSGGKIIIDSLDITSIGLHDLRSRLGIIPQDPTLFQGTVRYNLDPLGQFSDQQIWEVLDKCQLFEAVQEKEQGLDSLGRKFHLHMHFSFWSSFFLFLRNCENIAEDGSNWSMGQRQLFCLGRALLRRCHILVLDEATASIDNGTDVVLQKTIRTEFTHCTVIMVAHRIPTVMDCNMVLAMSDGKIMEYDKPTNLMETEGSFFRELVREYWSYTSNRNI
- the LOC123051729 gene encoding ABC transporter C family member 10 isoform X2 → MSSLASKYYLLYFSHPSPCMLLHSYISIATLLLQELGNLTATQRSVIYASGSWATMMNLCGSPACCGQGVLRQVFDGSTCTNHLVETGIVAPLALTLLLQFLVRLPESRASSARRRLLRPSSPLHLATVLFNGCLGLFHLVLGLWMLLGSNFSSQDASRTYLPHWWLVTLSQGFSLVLAGFAFAAGTQFLGPAFARLWSVSLTVYAAFVCRSSAVTIIAEKAVTVKACLDLLSLPGAVMFLIYSMQSSHDEEGHEDEGLYKPLKTDDTADSQEVAADSSESTHQKVTPFARAGILSQMTFWWLNPLMKTGYQKPLDDKDMPLLGAADRAQSQYSMFLEKLNKNKNKQTSHDATPPSILWAIVSQHKCGIMVSGLFALLKVLTLSTGPLLLRAFINLSTGKVTSDSKHEGYMLAALMFICKLCESLSQRQWYFRTRRLGLQVRSLLSAAIYRKQQKLSSSAKMAHSSGQIMNYLTVDAYRVGEFPYWFHQTWTTVVQLCIALVILYSAVGAAMVSSLVVVVITVLCNAPLAKLQHRFQSKLMEATDARLKAMSESLVHMKVLKLYAWEGHFKKAIEELREVEYRWLSAFQLSRAYNSVLFWSSPVWVSAVTFLTCYFLEIPLDASNVFTFIATLRLVQDPIRAIPEVLGVVVQAKVAFTRIEKFLGAPELNGRAKEKCSSVAISYPVAMNSCGFSWCEDPLKPNLKDISLVVKAGEKVAICGEVGSGKSTLLAAMLGEVPRTQGTIQVCGKIAYVSQNAWIQTGTVQENILFGSRMDSQRYQETLARCSLVKDLEMLPYGDDTEIGERGVNLSGGQKQRLQLARALYQDADIYLLDDPFSAVDAHTATSLFNEYVMGALSDKTVLLVTHQVDFLPVFDSILLMSDGEVIRSAPYRDLFADCQEFKDLVNAHKDTIEISDVDNNVAPHRANGTSTKEKHHINGSGYTKSEKPSPAHQLIKEEERETGDTGLKPYMIYLRQNRGFMYASLCVISHMIFIVGQIAQNSWMAANVQDPRVSTLRLITVYIVIGLCTVLFLLSRCLSVVVLGVQTSRSLFSQLLDSLFRAPMSFYDSTPLGRVLSRVSSDLSTVDLDVPFAFMFSLSASLNGYSNLGVLAVVTWQVLFVSVPMIVLSVRLQRYYLASAKELMRINGTTKSALANHLGESISGAITIRAFEEEDRFFDKNSDLVDKNAIPYFYNFAATEWLIQRLEIMSAAVLSFSAFLIVLLPPGTFSPGFVGMALSYGLSINMSFVSSIRKQCTFANQIISVERVNQYMDIKSEAAEVIEENRPAPDWPQIGSVEIRDLKIRYRKDAPLVLHGISCKFEGGDKIGIVGRTGSGKTTLIGALFRLVEPSGGKIIIDSLDITSIGLHDLRSRLGIIPQDPTLFQGTVRYNLDPLGQFSDQQIWEVLDKCQLFEAVQEKEQGLDSLVAEDGSNWSMGQRQLFCLGRALLRRCHILVLDEATASIDNGTDVVLQKTIRTEFTHCTVIMVAHRIPTVMDCNMVLAMSDGKIMEYDKPTNLMETEGSFFRELVREYWSYTSNRNI